The following nucleotide sequence is from Nomia melanderi isolate GNS246 chromosome 10, iyNomMela1, whole genome shotgun sequence.
CTCACCCCGCAGCAGCTACTAGCAGCGAGCCGGACGGCAGCGCTGATGGCCGCGGGGATTCCCGTCTCGTTGCACGCGACGCTGGCCGGCAGCCCGTCCCTCTACAGACACCATCAAACGCTGTTCAGCGGTTGGGTGCCGCCCGCAGCCTCCTCGCCCCCGTTGCCGATCCATCACTCGTCGAGGCCGGTGTCGCCGGCGCTGAGCACCAAGTCGTCCTCTCGGAGAACCGCCAGCAACGCCgctaacaacaacaacaacaacaacaataacaacgtGGTGAGCAGCAGCGGCGACAAGATGATGAAGAAGGGCCAGACCGCCAAGAAGAAGACCGCCAAGTCGAAGAACGACGCTGTGCAAACTCCGATCGAAGGGTCAGCGGCGCCACTTAGCCCACCCATATCCGTCAGCCCGGAGGCTGGCAAAGATGGGAGGGACAAGGTGTTCACCTGTGGCGTCTGCTCGAGATCGTTCGGCTACAAACACGTGCTGCAGAACCACGAGCGCACGCACACCGGCGAGAAACCGTTCGAGTGCCCCGAGTGTCATAAAAGGTGAACAATTGCTTTCGATAGGACTGTGtcgtctctttcttctttttttgctGAGGAGTTACAGTAGTTGAGTCGGTGATAACCGAAAGATGCAATTGAAATCTCGACGAGCGCGTTTCTATGGATTCTATGAGATATTTTAAGTAGATTCGACTAGTTCTAATCGGTTATCAGTTCTCGGATTCTACGGTTCAACGAGCTATTCTGCGAATTCCCCGTTAACACCAAGCATCCTTCCGATTGTTACAGATTCACGCGCGACCACCACCTGAAAACCCACATGCGGCTGCACACGGGCGAGAAGCCTTATCACTGCAGCCACTGCGACCGGCAGTTCGTGCAGGTAGCGAACCTGCGCCGGCACTTGCGCGTGCACACCGGCGAGCGTCCGTACGCGTGCGAGCTGTGTTCCGCGAAGTTCAGCGACTCGAATCAGCTGAAGGCTCATCTGTTGATCCACAAGGGGGAGAAGCCGTTCGAGTGCGAGCACTGTCAGATGCGGTTCAGGAGGAGGCACCACCTGATGCATCACAAGTGCGGCACGGTCACCGGGATGATGATGTCGTCGCGGTCCTCGCAGGTAGCGTCCCCGTCGTTGGCCAGCGACGATCTGGACGAGGAGATGGACATCGACATCGACGCGGACATGGAGGAGATCGAGTCGACGACGCAGTTGGCGTCCGCCAGGAAATCGATCAGCTCGGTCAGGCAGTCGGTTCACCGGCAGCTGCCCAGCCCAGTGGTTAGCACCTCGATGCCCATGCCGCTGAACCTGTCGGGGATACCGATGGTGGGTCTGCCGGAGCAAACGGAGCCGGAGGACCTGTCCATGTCCACCGGGATGCACAGGCCCCACTCGCACTCTCACAGCAGCGGCGACTCGCCCATGAGCCGCAGCCCCAGCAGCGACACCATTCAcgaggaggacgacgaggacCTGGACATGTCCGAAGCTAGCCCCAGCAGCCTCTTCCTCCACAATCACCGCGCCGCCGGCCAGTACGCTCACAATCTGGCCGCGTCCCTCGGTAACCCGGCAGCCAACGTCGGCCACGCGTCCTAGTGGAATCTCTAGGGGTACGTAAACTTTACAACTTGGTAGCAAGACAAGTGGAGCAGAGCGAAACTCGTATACACAGTACCGCATCATCACACCAGACCATCCTACTGGTTAACCTTCACAGGCGTCTACCCCGCGAAGACTAACGAGACGTCCCTCGTATCGGGcaggttaacccttcgcgaatcACGATGCGTTCCGACCCTTCGGAG
It contains:
- the Kr gene encoding krueppel, translated to MALSYLQEAQLNAGLLTGQHLDMKQESEKQSLSPPLNNNTSQVMFPGMGASAAGLSMLTPQQLLAASRTAALMAAGIPVSLHATLAGSPSLYRHHQTLFSGWVPPAASSPPLPIHHSSRPVSPALSTKSSSRRTASNAANNNNNNNNNNVVSSSGDKMMKKGQTAKKKTAKSKNDAVQTPIEGSAAPLSPPISVSPEAGKDGRDKVFTCGVCSRSFGYKHVLQNHERTHTGEKPFECPECHKRFTRDHHLKTHMRLHTGEKPYHCSHCDRQFVQVANLRRHLRVHTGERPYACELCSAKFSDSNQLKAHLLIHKGEKPFECEHCQMRFRRRHHLMHHKCGTVTGMMMSSRSSQVASPSLASDDLDEEMDIDIDADMEEIESTTQLASARKSISSVRQSVHRQLPSPVVSTSMPMPLNLSGIPMVGLPEQTEPEDLSMSTGMHRPHSHSHSSGDSPMSRSPSSDTIHEEDDEDLDMSEASPSSLFLHNHRAAGQYAHNLAASLGNPAANVGHAS